CACGGGTGACGTGAACGTCGCCGCGGCCAGCATCGACATCGCCGGCCGCGTCGGCGGTGACGTGAACGCCGGGACCGCCACCCTCCGCGTGCAGGAGGGTGCCGTCATCGCCGGGAAACTGAGCGCCGGTGCGGCCGACGCGACCATCGCCGGCGAGATCCAGGGCGACGTCTCGCTCGGCGCGGACGTCATCCGCCTGACCGACACCGCGGTCGTCGGCGGTGAGTTCCGCTACGACGCCGACGAACTGGTCGGCGTCGACCGGGCCAGCATCGCCGGGCCCGTCGTCAGGGACGAGTCCATCGGGAGCTCCGACTTCGGCGTCTCGGTCGCCGAGGACTTCGCCGAGGGCGTGTTCGCCGTCTACGGGTTCCTCGTGAACCTCGCCGTCGGTGCCATCCTCCTGCTCGTCCTGCCCGGCTTCTCGCGCCGGGTGGCCGAGACGGCCATCGGTGAGCCGGCCAAGAGCGGTGGCGTGGGCCTGCTGGCGCTGATCGCGGTGCCCGTCGCGCTCGTGGTCATCGCGCTGACCATCATCGGCATCCCCATCACCCTCATCGGGGCGGGGCTGTTCGCGCTGGTCGCGTGGGTCGCCGTCATCTACGGCCGCTTCGCGGTCGGCACCTGGCTGGTCGGCAAGGCCGGCGGCGACAACCGCTGGCTGGCGCTGGTCGTCGGGCTGCTGTTCGGCGCCCTGTTCAACATGCTGAGCTGGGTCGGCGACATCGTCAACTTCGCCGTCTTCCTGCTCGGCCTCGGCGCCCTCGCGCTGGTGCTGTACGACCGGTACGGCTCCGGCCGGGACCGCGCCGCACCCGCGACCGAGGACGAATCGACCGTGGCTGGTGAGGACACGGGCGGCGTCCCGCCGGCCTGACCACCGGCAACGACACGCTTAGGCCCGCGGGCCGGCAAGGGCCGGCCATGCAGGTCACCGTGGACGTCAAGGGCGAGGGGACCCACGAACTGGACCTCCCCGACCCGACCTACGCCGACCTCCTGCGCGAGCTCGACCTGAGCCCGCACGAGGTGAGCGTCCTCGTGGACGGCCGGCCCGTCCCGGAGGACCAGCCCGTCGCGTCGGCCGAGGTAACCGTACTGCGGCTCATCAAGGGTGGGTAGATGCCCGAGTCCTTCTCGCTGGCGAACGTCGGGCCGGGGCCGGACCCCTGCTCGCTCGCCGACCTCGCGGCCGACCACGACTTCGTCCTCCTGCTGTTCCAGCGCGACTACCACTGCGTCAACTGCCGCAAGCAGGTCCAGCAGGTGAAATCGCGGTACGACGAGTTCGAGGCCCGGAACACCGAGGTCGCCTCCATCGTCCCCGAACCGGCCGAGAAGGTCCGGGACTGGCAGGACAGCTACGACCTGCCGTATCCCCTGCTCGCGGACCCCGACGCCGCCACGGGCGACGCCTACGACCAGCCGGTCCGCTACGGCATCCTGGGCAGATTCAGCGACTTCTTCGGGCGGATGCCGGAGGCGGTGCTGCTCGACACCCGCGGCGAGGAGCCCGCACTCGTCTGGAGTCACGCGGGAAAATCGACGTTCGACCGGCCGGAGATAGCCGAGCTGCTCGCCGAGATCGACGAGCATCGCGACGCGGCGACGGGTACCTGAGGCCCACTCAGAGCGACTCGGATTCGGCGGCCTCGTCCATCGCGGCCCGTTCGTCCAGTGCCGCGTCGCTCGCCGTCCCGCGGCCGGTCTGTCCCTTCTCGCCGATGGCGTCCGCGTCGACCATCGTGACGACCATCTCGCGGATGCCCTGTACGTCCTCGAACGTCTCGATGCCCGCGGGCGAGAGCACGTCGTCGAGGGTCGTGCTCCCGCCGTTGGCGAACGACACCTCGTGGTCGCCGTACTCGTCGAGCAGCCGCGATTTCTCCAGCGGGAAGGACTCGTCGGCGAGCGTTCCGTCCAGGTCGTGCATGTCGATGCCGGGCGCGTCGCTGGGCGTCTCTGTCATGTCAGGGACGACTGTCCCCAGCCGGCTAACAGGCGTGCCTATGGATTGAGGCCGGGCCGGCGGATTCCGGTAGCTTTCTTCCGGCCACCACGTAGTGGCTCGCATGCGAGTGCGCGAGGCCCGCCCCGAGGAACGCGAGGCCGTCGAGGCCGTCCTCGACGCCGCGATGCTCCGGACCGACGCGGTCCCGGCGGCCATCGACCGGGGCGACGCGCTGGTCGCGGTGGCGGACGACCGGGTCCTCGGGGCGGCGGTTCTCGACCCGAAACCGGGGGGTCCCCACCTCGACGCAATCGCGGTCCGGCGGCGGCGACGGGGGCAGGGCATCGGGTCGGCGCTGGTCGCCGCCGCGAACGCGCGAAAGGGCCGGCTCACCGCCGCCTTCGACCCGGACGTGCGGCCCTTCTACGAGGACCTGGGGTTCGAGATTCGAGAACGGGACGGGCGGCTCTGGGGCGTACTGGACTGACTACTCCCGGAGGTGCGTCTCGATGCGCTCGGCGACGAGCAGGAACCGGAGGGCGAGGGCGAACACCAGCGCGAAGACGATGGCGTCCTCGACCAGCCCGACGAAGAGGGCGATGGCGATGACGACCAGGTAGGCCGCGTCGACGACGGTCTGTCTGGGCATGGCTGTCGGTGTTGGCGCTGGCCGGATAAGCTTTCAGTCGGGCGGTCAGTCGAACAGTTCCGAGACCTCGCGGTCCTCGTCGTCGTCCTGTCGCTCGCTCCCGTCGGTCCGGAGTCGGTCCACGTCGCCGGCCTCGACGTTGTCGGCGATGCGTTCGAGGGCGACGACGAGGCGACGCAGCAACTGGAGCATCACGTAGCCGAGGTACAGGACACCGGGGACGACCACCGCGACGAGGAGGCCGAGCAGGAGGTTCCGGGTGAGGATGGCGTACCCCATCACGAGGAGGACGAACGCACCGTACCCGACTTGCAGGGCTCTGGAGGACATACCCGTACTTCTGTCGGAAACCCGAAAAAGGTTCAGTCTCGCCTCAGACCAGCGACTCGACCAGGTCCCGGCCGTCGGCCAGCAACTCGGTGACGCGGGTCGCGCTGTCGGCCTCGGCGTAGACCCGCATCTTCGGTTCGGTCCCGCTCGGGCGGACGAGCACCCACGAGCCGTCTTCGAGCAGGAGTTTGAAGCCGTCTTTCGTGACCACGTCGGCGACCGCCGCGCCGGCGACGGACTCGGGAATCTCGTCGCTCAGGTCGTCGACCACCCGCGCCTTCTCGCTGTCGGGGCAGTCCACGCTCACCTTGTTCTGGTGGATCTCGCCGTGTTCGGCCAGCAGGTCGTCCACGCGCTCGTCGTAGGGCTTCTCGTGGGCGACCGCGGCGGCGAGCAGGGCCATGAACACGCCGTCCTTCTCGGGGATGTGGCCGCGGACGGTGAACCCGCCCGATTCCTCGCCGGCCATCAGGGCGTCGTGCTCCTGCATGGCCTGGGCGACCCACTTGAAGCCGACCGGGGTCTCGACGACGTCTTGCCCATGGGCCTCGGCGATGCGGTCGAGCAGGAACGTGGTCGAGACGGTCCGGACCACGGGGCCCGAGTCCGATTCGAGCAGGTAGTCGTAGGTCGCGGCGAAGAAGAGGTTCTCGTCGAGGAAGCCGCGCTCGGGCGTGACGACCGCGAGGCGGTCGGCGTCGCCGTCGTTGGCGATGCCGAGGTCGGCGTCGGTCTCGCGCACGGTCTCGACCAGCTCTTCGAGGTTCTCGGCGCTCGGTTCCGGCGGGGTGCCGCCGAACTCGGGGTCGGTCGCACACCGGATGCGCTCGACGGTCGCGCCAGCCTCCTCCAGCAGGCGGTCGGTGGTGTCGCGGCCGGAGCCGTGCATCGCGTCGTAGACGACGGTCAGGCCGGAGAGGTCGTCCGGGACGAGGTCGCGCGCGTGGTCGAAGTGTGGGGGGACGAAGTCGACCTCCTTGACGGTGCCGTGGTCCTCCTCCGGGAGTGGGTCGGGTTCCGCGAGGCGCGCCTCGATGGCGTCGGTGACCTCGGGGAGGGCGGGGGCGGCGTCGTCGGGGATGAACTTCACGCCGTTGTACTCCGGCGGGTTGTGACTCGCGGTGAGCATCAGGGCGCCCGCGAGGTCGCGGTGGCGGATCTGCCACGCCGTCAGGGGTGTCGGGCGGTCGCGGTCGGGCAGGACCACGTCGAACCCGTTCGCACAGAGCACCCGGGCCAGTTCCTCGGCGAACCCGGGCGAGGACTCGCGGGCGTCGTAGCCGACCGCGACCGTCTCGCCGCCGCGACCCTCGTCGCGGAGGTAGGTGGCGACCGCCTGTCCGACCATCCGGACGCGAGGGGCGGTGAACTCGTCGAGCGTCGCTCGCCAGCCGTCGGTCCCGAAGGAGATGGCGTCCATGTGGGGTCCATCACCTGCCCGGGCGATAAATCCCACCGACGGCGTTCACTTTCACTCCGGTACGAACAGGACTTTAACCCGCCCGTTCGATATTACCATTAGCGCCCTAGAGCGGCGCGAGTCCCGTCTCGGGGCGACGACGCACACCGCTCTGCGTCGTGAAACAACGAATCGGCGGAGGTGAGTGAGAATCGGAAAGGGCCTCCGCGTAACACTCGCATCGGGCGGTGTCACCCTGCTGGCACAGGGTCTGGAATCCGGTTGGATTCTGATCGCCGTTGCGGTGTTCGCATCGTCTGACGAGCAGTCCGAGTGACACCGGCGATCGCTGGCACGATCGTCGGCCCTTCTTCTTGCTTCGGTTTCGCACAGACTACCCGTCTCTGTATCCTACACGTGTCGATTGCGCGCACACGCTCAAATAACTTTACTTCCACCGAGACTCTCCAGCCCCCCGCGAGACGGCTTATCGGCTCACGAGGCCTACCTACCGGCACGGAACCCATCATGCCAGTCGAGAAGACACAGCGAGTACAGGGTATCGACCGCGCGGCCCACGACACGTTCGTCGACTGGGTCGCGGAGAACCCGGCCGCGGCCACCATCGAGTTCAGTGCCACGGGCACGACCGAGGACGTGGCGGTCCACACCAAGTCGACCATCGGCGAGTTCGTCATGGGCGAGGAGGCCCGCGGCCACGATCGCGAGTACACCATCGACGTCGGCCTGCCGGCCGAGATGGAGGACGCGATGGGGTACGTCGACCCCGTGGACCGGTGCGAGGCCATCGAACTCGCGCTCGCCGGCCTCACGGCCTGCATCAACGGGACGGTCCAGCTCAACGCCATGCGGGAGGGCATCGCCGTCGAGGACGTGACGACGACCGTCTCGGTCCCGTTCGACCCCCGCGTCCTGCTCGGCATCCACGACGAGGACCGCGCCGCCGAGATGCTCGGCGACCTCGACGTCGAGGTGCAGGTGACCGGCGCGGACCTGAGCGAGGCCGACATCGACCGCATCAAGTCGTTCCCGCGGCGCTCGCCGGTGTTCAACCTGCTCACCCGGGCGCACCCGACCGAGCCGACGGTCCACGTCGCGACGTGAGCACTCCCCGACCGCACACCCTGCCACGTTCCTGTCGACGCGAGTGAATTACCATCGGTAAAACTGACGAGCTTTTACCTGTGCACCCCCGAGAACCGCCGATGAGTGGAGCACCGACCGTCCTGGCGGTCAGTGGCAGTCTACGAGAGGAGAGCTACACGCGAACCGCACTGGTGCACGCCCTGGCCGCCGCTGCGGCCGCGGGTGCCGAGACCGACCTGCTCGACCTGCGCGAGGCCGACGTCCCCATGTTCGACCCCGACGAGGACGACCAGGGCGTCACAGAGCACGTCCGGCGGGTCCGGGAGGCCGACGCCGTCATCCTCGGGTCGCCGGTCTACCACGGCTCGTACTCGGGTGCGCTGAAGAACTTCCACGACTTCTGCAGTTTCGACGAGTACGAGGACACCGTCGTCGGCCTGCTCGCGACCGCCGGTGGCGGCTCCTACGGCCCGACGCTGGAGCACATGCGAAGCACGGTCCGGGGCGTCCACGGCCACGTCGTCCCCGAGCAGGTCGGCATCCGGGGCGCCTACGACAAGTTCGAGGCGGCCCCCGACGCCCCCGGCGGCCGGGTGTTCACCGACGAGGACATCGAAGAGCGCGTCGCCGCCCTCGGCGAGGCCGTCGTCGCGGCGGCCCGCCGGTTCGACGCGCGCTGCCAGGACGACGGGCACGCCGTCGCCGACGACTGAGGACCTTTTGTCGCGTCCGCGCGTACGTCGTCGCATGGCCGACGAGTCACGGGTTGGCATCCTCTGTGCCCCCGACCACACGGTCTTCGCCGCGGTCGCCGACACCCTTCGCGAGCGCGGCGTCGTGGTCACGTTCTACGACCCCGAGGCACCACTGGACCGGACGACGGTCGCCGACCTCGACGCCATCGTGGCCAAGAAGACCCGGCCGGCGACGTTCACGACGCTCCGGCTGGCGGCCGACTGCGGCGTCCCCGCCTGGAACGACTTCGTCGCGTACTGTATCTTCGCGTTCCGCCTCGTCGGGCTCCACGCGCTGGAGACGGTCGGGTTCCGGACGCCGCCCGTCTCGTTCACGCCGCCCGAGGGCGAGTACGTCGCGAAGACGCTCCGGAGCTGGGAGGGCGTCCCGGTCCGCAACGGCGAGGGCGACTTCTACCAGCCGCTGCTGCCGGCGGACCCGGTCGACCACAAGTACTACTGCGTCGACGACGGCGAGCAGTACCACGTCCGGGTGTTAGAGGCCGCCTCGAAGCTCGGCGGGGAGAAGCGCGTCCTCGGGCGGCGCGACCCCGACCCCGACCTCGCGGCGAAGGTGCGCGAGCTGGCGCGCCGGACGGGGGCCCACGGGGTCGGCGTCGACGTGATATCGGTCGATGGCGAGCCCTACGCCGTGGACGTGAACCCGGCGCCGAGCTTCCGGGAGACCGGGCTCGAAGCCCCCATCGCCGACTCTATCCGGAGTCTCCTTCGATGAGCGCCTCCTTCTGGCGGCGCGAGAGCTGCTTGATCTCGTACTCGCGGGCCATCGCGGCCGACTTCGAGTCGAACGACTCCCGGTAGCGGAGTTCGACCGGGGTCCGCCCGCGGGTGTACTTCGCACCCTCGCCCGCGTCGTGTTCCGCCACGCGGCGCTCGACGTCCGTGGTGTAGCCCGTGTACAGGGTCCCGTCGGCACACTCGAGGACGTAGACGTAGTGGTCACTCACTGGTCGTGGTGTGGCCGGCCGGGTACAGAAAGGCTTCGCGTGGTGGTTGCGGCCGTCGCGTCGTCACGTCGTCCGCGCGCGTCGCCGAGCTTCTTCCGCGATACCTGCGTTCGCCGAGCAGCTCACACAGGCGAGGATCCGTCCGTGTTCGTCGGCGAAGACGCGGGCGAACTGTTCAGAGACGTGCGCACCGCAATTATCACACGTTGGCATGGTAGTCTCCGGCGGTGGGGTGCCGGTAGCGCATGCTTGGCAACACATCACCAAATACCTGTTCCAGATTCTCACCCAAATTCGGGAAAGAGAAAGCAACATTTTCCTCTACTCGATGGAGTTCGCGATGACTCTCGCGTTTGTTTCTGAAACCGAAACAAAACTTCCCGATAGTCGAACCCGGTGGGCTGGCGTGTCGCTCGGCTATCACGTCCCGTCACGGACGGGGCGGCCTGCGCGCGAGGCGTCAGCTGGGCGCGCGCGAGCCGTCGAGTGCGCGCCAGAACCCGCAGTCGGGGCGGAGACGCCCCCGAGATTCGCCATCGGGCATTTCTGTTGGTTATCTATGTGGCCATCGAGAATCCGTCATAACCCGGCGCTGTCTTGCGATTTTCTCCTGAACATTCCGCTTCCTCGAGATGAAAGGGACCCCCGCTACACGCCGGTCTCACGGCCTGTCACCGCAACATACAGCAAGTATTATAAAGGGGGCGTGGGAACCACCGCCCGTATGGCAGACCTCATCGTCAAGGCAGCCGTTAAGGAAGCGC
This window of the Haloarchaeobius amylolyticus genome carries:
- a CDS encoding bactofilin family protein, which codes for MRVISSRKRFVVLLVTLLVVLGSVPGAVGAESVVAGTFVVDEGETVRGLDVVGATVVVRGTVQGDLNGAAADVRIEDTGVVTGDVNVAAASIDIAGRVGGDVNAGTATLRVQEGAVIAGKLSAGAADATIAGEIQGDVSLGADVIRLTDTAVVGGEFRYDADELVGVDRASIAGPVVRDESIGSSDFGVSVAEDFAEGVFAVYGFLVNLAVGAILLLVLPGFSRRVAETAIGEPAKSGGVGLLALIAVPVALVVIALTIIGIPITLIGAGLFALVAWVAVIYGRFAVGTWLVGKAGGDNRWLALVVGLLFGALFNMLSWVGDIVNFAVFLLGLGALALVLYDRYGSGRDRAAPATEDESTVAGEDTGGVPPA
- the samp2 gene encoding ubiquitin-like small modifier protein SAMP2 codes for the protein MQVTVDVKGEGTHELDLPDPTYADLLRELDLSPHEVSVLVDGRPVPEDQPVASAEVTVLRLIKGG
- a CDS encoding peroxiredoxin family protein — encoded protein: MPESFSLANVGPGPDPCSLADLAADHDFVLLLFQRDYHCVNCRKQVQQVKSRYDEFEARNTEVASIVPEPAEKVRDWQDSYDLPYPLLADPDAATGDAYDQPVRYGILGRFSDFFGRMPEAVLLDTRGEEPALVWSHAGKSTFDRPEIAELLAEIDEHRDAATGT
- a CDS encoding DUF5789 family protein; this encodes MTETPSDAPGIDMHDLDGTLADESFPLEKSRLLDEYGDHEVSFANGGSTTLDDVLSPAGIETFEDVQGIREMVVTMVDADAIGEKGQTGRGTASDAALDERAAMDEAAESESL
- a CDS encoding GNAT family N-acetyltransferase gives rise to the protein MRVREARPEEREAVEAVLDAAMLRTDAVPAAIDRGDALVAVADDRVLGAAVLDPKPGGPHLDAIAVRRRRRGQGIGSALVAAANARKGRLTAAFDPDVRPFYEDLGFEIRERDGRLWGVLD
- a CDS encoding phosphoglucomutase/phosphomannomutase family protein; translated protein: MDAISFGTDGWRATLDEFTAPRVRMVGQAVATYLRDEGRGGETVAVGYDARESSPGFAEELARVLCANGFDVVLPDRDRPTPLTAWQIRHRDLAGALMLTASHNPPEYNGVKFIPDDAAPALPEVTDAIEARLAEPDPLPEEDHGTVKEVDFVPPHFDHARDLVPDDLSGLTVVYDAMHGSGRDTTDRLLEEAGATVERIRCATDPEFGGTPPEPSAENLEELVETVRETDADLGIANDGDADRLAVVTPERGFLDENLFFAATYDYLLESDSGPVVRTVSTTFLLDRIAEAHGQDVVETPVGFKWVAQAMQEHDALMAGEESGGFTVRGHIPEKDGVFMALLAAAVAHEKPYDERVDDLLAEHGEIHQNKVSVDCPDSEKARVVDDLSDEIPESVAGAAVADVVTKDGFKLLLEDGSWVLVRPSGTEPKMRVYAEADSATRVTELLADGRDLVESLV
- a CDS encoding OsmC family protein codes for the protein MPVEKTQRVQGIDRAAHDTFVDWVAENPAAATIEFSATGTTEDVAVHTKSTIGEFVMGEEARGHDREYTIDVGLPAEMEDAMGYVDPVDRCEAIELALAGLTACINGTVQLNAMREGIAVEDVTTTVSVPFDPRVLLGIHDEDRAAEMLGDLDVEVQVTGADLSEADIDRIKSFPRRSPVFNLLTRAHPTEPTVHVAT
- a CDS encoding NADPH-dependent FMN reductase, translated to MSGAPTVLAVSGSLREESYTRTALVHALAAAAAAGAETDLLDLREADVPMFDPDEDDQGVTEHVRRVREADAVILGSPVYHGSYSGALKNFHDFCSFDEYEDTVVGLLATAGGGSYGPTLEHMRSTVRGVHGHVVPEQVGIRGAYDKFEAAPDAPGGRVFTDEDIEERVAALGEAVVAAARRFDARCQDDGHAVADD
- a CDS encoding GIY-YIG nuclease family protein, encoding MSDHYVYVLECADGTLYTGYTTDVERRVAEHDAGEGAKYTRGRTPVELRYRESFDSKSAAMAREYEIKQLSRRQKEALIEGDSG
- a CDS encoding DUF7563 family protein; this translates as MPTCDNCGAHVSEQFARVFADEHGRILACVSCSANAGIAEEARRRARTT